One window from the genome of Salisaeta longa DSM 21114 encodes:
- a CDS encoding peptidylprolyl isomerase, protein MGVMMRLRKNTGVILWILVIAFGVIWTLQDSNVFNVVGQPTQNIAVVNGAPVPYEQYQRALQQQRQQFQQRMGEVSPAMEDMIRQRTFDQLVSQQLVEQEMQRLGITVTDQEVLDMVYGENPHPIIRQQFADSTGAINRQMIRNLAQNPQMAERWKQLEEFLRRQRRQQKLQTLLTSTVLVSKQDVASFYERQNTTVDTRYVSVRYATVPDDSVTVTTQDLRDYYEANKEDFKQPKTYKLSYVTRSKKATAADSTAIAEDLRGYRDEFAAAANDSAFVAENASVRSFSSAYLTPTNMQGPIADAIFADGDAQPGEIVGPVFANERGHLVKVIDARPSDETFVHARHILIPTDGQTGGMEALGLMQRLRDSLQTGASFAELAREYSEDPGSASQGGDLGWFGRGRMVAAFNDAAFDAAPGEVVGPVKTQFGYHLIKVEARAEQAVQIADLAFSLNPSMATLNDIEADLDDLAYYAEQNGNFAAEAKRQNLDVQTVQIEADQNAVPGLGRSYELTNFVQGVQEGAISPVLEFQNQFAVVKVMGVQPEGYRAFADVKAQVRSQVELQKKRDVAVAMMRRALAATGSLDGVAEALGTRVRTKQDVTFNTTTVAGIGRDAAFAGAAMALQPGEMSNVIGGDNAAFVVQCTGRNEPAPLTAEKREELEQQLLQRQQQQVVQQWIASLRDAAEIQDNRSEILR, encoded by the coding sequence ATGGGTGTAATGATGCGGCTCCGGAAGAACACCGGGGTCATTCTTTGGATTCTCGTGATCGCGTTTGGCGTCATCTGGACGCTCCAGGATTCCAATGTGTTTAACGTTGTGGGGCAACCGACGCAAAATATTGCGGTCGTCAACGGCGCGCCGGTGCCCTACGAGCAATACCAGCGCGCCCTGCAGCAACAGCGCCAGCAATTTCAGCAGCGCATGGGCGAGGTGTCGCCGGCCATGGAGGACATGATCCGGCAGCGCACGTTCGATCAGCTCGTGAGCCAGCAGCTTGTTGAGCAAGAGATGCAGCGGCTGGGCATTACCGTAACCGACCAGGAAGTGCTGGACATGGTGTACGGCGAAAACCCGCACCCGATCATCCGCCAGCAGTTTGCCGACTCGACGGGCGCGATCAACCGGCAGATGATTCGCAACCTGGCGCAAAATCCGCAGATGGCCGAGCGCTGGAAGCAGCTAGAAGAATTCCTGCGCCGCCAGCGCCGCCAGCAAAAGCTGCAAACCCTGCTCACCTCTACGGTGCTCGTGTCGAAGCAAGATGTAGCATCCTTCTACGAGCGGCAAAACACGACCGTCGACACGCGCTACGTATCCGTTCGCTACGCCACCGTGCCAGACGATTCCGTCACGGTCACGACGCAGGACCTGCGCGACTACTACGAGGCGAACAAAGAGGACTTCAAACAGCCCAAGACGTACAAGCTGTCGTACGTCACGCGCTCGAAGAAAGCCACCGCGGCCGATAGCACGGCCATCGCGGAGGATTTGCGAGGCTACCGCGACGAATTTGCGGCGGCCGCGAACGACTCGGCCTTTGTTGCTGAGAACGCATCCGTCCGCTCGTTCTCTAGCGCCTATCTCACGCCCACCAACATGCAAGGGCCCATCGCCGACGCCATCTTTGCCGACGGCGACGCGCAGCCGGGCGAAATCGTTGGTCCGGTGTTTGCCAACGAGCGCGGGCACCTCGTGAAGGTGATCGACGCGCGCCCCTCGGATGAGACGTTTGTGCACGCCCGCCACATCCTGATTCCGACCGACGGGCAAACGGGCGGCATGGAGGCGTTGGGCCTCATGCAGCGCCTGCGCGACAGCCTGCAAACCGGCGCGAGCTTTGCGGAGCTGGCCCGCGAGTATTCCGAAGATCCCGGCAGCGCCTCGCAAGGCGGCGACCTGGGCTGGTTTGGACGCGGCCGCATGGTGGCGGCCTTCAACGACGCTGCGTTTGACGCGGCCCCCGGCGAGGTGGTGGGACCGGTAAAAACCCAGTTTGGCTATCACCTCATCAAGGTGGAAGCGCGCGCCGAGCAGGCGGTGCAGATTGCCGACCTGGCGTTCTCGCTCAATCCCAGCATGGCGACGCTCAACGATATTGAGGCCGACCTGGACGACCTGGCGTACTATGCGGAGCAAAATGGAAACTTCGCTGCGGAGGCCAAGCGCCAAAACCTGGACGTCCAAACGGTGCAAATTGAGGCCGACCAGAACGCCGTGCCGGGCCTGGGCCGCAGCTACGAGCTCACCAACTTCGTGCAGGGCGTGCAAGAAGGGGCCATCAGTCCGGTGCTGGAGTTTCAGAACCAGTTTGCCGTCGTAAAGGTGATGGGCGTGCAGCCGGAAGGCTACCGTGCATTTGCAGATGTGAAGGCGCAGGTCCGCTCGCAGGTTGAGCTGCAGAAGAAGCGCGACGTAGCGGTGGCCATGATGCGCCGCGCCTTGGCCGCCACCGGCAGCCTCGATGGCGTTGCGGAGGCACTGGGCACCCGTGTGCGCACGAAGCAGGACGTGACCTTCAACACGACCACCGTGGCCGGTATTGGGCGCGATGCGGCGTTTGCCGGCGCGGCCATGGCCCTGCAACCCGGCGAGATGAGCAACGTCATCGGCGGAGACAACGCGGCCTTCGTGGTTCAGTGCACCGGCCGGAACGAGCCGGCGCCGCTCACGGCTGAGAAGCGGGAGGAACTGGAGCAGCAACTCCTGCAGCGTCAGCAGCAGCAGGTGGTGCAGCAATGGATTGCCAGCTTGCGCGACGCGGCCGAGATCCAAGACAACCGGTCGGAGATCCTCCGCTAA
- a CDS encoding SCO family protein, whose protein sequence is MGRFIGIAILAIIMLGCQSDAPRVIDPLADASVTLVTQDSQRVVFPTDFEGTPTVVGAIYTHCPDVCPLITANMKEIRRALGPDTARVQFVSITFDPQRDTPQRLAEYRALYSIQDPQWPFLTGDTSAINRAMATLNIVHKPVTPAGDPVDPDTASAYTFLHTDRIVVLDAQGRLRARFSGSRTPPDMVVETIEALQSEWMF, encoded by the coding sequence ATGGGGCGCTTCATTGGCATTGCGATACTCGCGATCATCATGTTGGGGTGTCAGTCGGACGCGCCGCGGGTGATTGATCCGCTAGCGGACGCCTCGGTGACGCTCGTCACCCAAGACAGCCAGCGGGTGGTTTTTCCTACCGATTTTGAGGGCACACCGACGGTGGTGGGCGCCATCTACACACATTGCCCGGATGTTTGCCCGCTGATTACGGCCAACATGAAGGAAATCCGCCGCGCGCTTGGCCCCGATACGGCGCGGGTTCAGTTCGTCTCGATCACGTTCGACCCGCAGCGCGACACGCCCCAGCGCTTGGCCGAATACCGCGCGCTGTATAGCATTCAGGACCCTCAGTGGCCCTTTCTGACGGGCGACACGTCGGCTATCAACCGCGCAATGGCAACGCTCAACATCGTACACAAGCCCGTGACGCCCGCCGGCGATCCGGTAGATCCGGACACGGCCAGCGCATACACCTTTTTGCACACCGATCGTATCGTGGTGCTCGACGCGCAGGGCCGCCTAAGGGCGCGCTTCAGCGGGAGCCGCACGCCGCCCGACATGGTGGTGGAAACCATTGAAGCGCTACAATCGGAGTGGATGTTTTAA
- a CDS encoding 3'(2'),5'-bisphosphate nucleotidase encodes MPTYADERAVALRAVRAAATLCQTVQASIAGSVLEKDDRTPVTVADFGSQAVICKALRDAFPNDPIIAEEDSSALQTEANRSVREQVVARVRAQHPEATVDDVCAWIDYGNAGAYSDRFWTLDPIDGTKGFVRGDQYAIALALVVEGTPQVAALCCPNLPDDFDDPHAAGRTFVAVRGAGAYQKGLTEDAPLQPITASDTTDPAGGRFTDSFVSAHSAHDRAVSVGRRLGITEDPLRLDSQAKYAAVARGDADIYFRLPRPGSTYVEKIWDHAAGMLIVEAAGGTVTDMHGAPLDFTAAPLLEHNTGIVATNGAFHDRVLAALDADLSDE; translated from the coding sequence ATGCCGACGTACGCCGATGAACGCGCCGTTGCCCTTCGGGCCGTGCGCGCTGCCGCCACCCTCTGCCAGACCGTGCAAGCATCCATCGCGGGCAGCGTGCTCGAAAAAGACGACCGCACCCCCGTTACCGTCGCCGATTTTGGCAGTCAGGCGGTGATTTGCAAAGCCCTGCGGGATGCGTTCCCCAACGACCCGATCATTGCCGAGGAAGACAGCAGCGCGCTGCAAACCGAAGCCAACCGGTCCGTGCGCGAGCAGGTGGTGGCCCGCGTGCGGGCGCAGCATCCCGAGGCCACGGTGGACGACGTGTGCGCCTGGATTGATTACGGCAACGCCGGGGCGTACAGCGATCGCTTTTGGACGCTCGATCCCATCGATGGCACCAAAGGCTTTGTGCGCGGCGATCAGTACGCGATTGCGCTGGCGCTGGTGGTTGAGGGCACGCCGCAGGTAGCGGCGTTGTGCTGCCCCAACCTTCCTGACGATTTTGACGATCCCCACGCGGCCGGCCGAACGTTTGTGGCGGTGCGTGGCGCGGGCGCGTACCAAAAGGGACTGACGGAAGACGCGCCGTTGCAGCCCATCACGGCCAGCGACACGACCGATCCGGCGGGCGGGCGCTTTACCGATTCGTTTGTGTCGGCGCACAGCGCACACGACCGCGCGGTGTCGGTGGGGCGGCGCCTGGGCATTACCGAAGATCCGCTGCGGCTGGACAGTCAGGCCAAGTATGCGGCGGTGGCGCGCGGCGATGCCGACATCTACTTCCGGCTGCCCCGGCCCGGGAGCACGTATGTCGAAAAGATATGGGATCATGCCGCGGGCATGCTCATCGTGGAGGCGGCGGGCGGCACGGTGACCGACATGCACGGCGCGCCGCTCGACTTCACCGCGGCTCCGTTGCTTGAGCACAACACCGGCATCGTGGCCACGAATGGGGCCTTTCACGACCGCGTGCTCGCGGCCCTCGACGCGGATCTCTCAGACGAATAA
- a CDS encoding type I restriction enzyme HsdR N-terminal domain-containing protein, whose protein sequence is MEPLNLPACDLRITETAGRRMVYDRFRDRYVRLTPEEWVRQHFAHYLVEVLAVPPGLVAIEATLTVHDQDRRADLVVYTRRGTPLLVTECKAPRVAIAQAAFDQGAQYNLALQAPYLVVTNGRQHYACRVSADGYTFLDDLPPYNELLDAC, encoded by the coding sequence ATGGAACCGCTTAACCTGCCCGCATGCGACCTGCGCATTACGGAGACCGCGGGCCGCCGCATGGTGTACGATCGGTTTCGTGACCGCTACGTACGCCTGACGCCCGAGGAGTGGGTCCGCCAGCATTTTGCCCACTACCTTGTGGAAGTGCTTGCGGTGCCGCCGGGGCTGGTAGCTATTGAAGCCACCCTCACCGTGCACGATCAGGACCGGCGCGCCGACCTGGTGGTGTACACCCGGCGCGGCACGCCGCTGCTCGTCACCGAGTGCAAGGCGCCGCGCGTAGCCATTGCCCAAGCCGCGTTCGACCAGGGCGCGCAGTACAACCTGGCCCTCCAGGCCCCATACCTCGTGGTCACCAACGGACGGCAGCACTACGCCTGCCGGGTGTCTGCCGACGGATACACGTTTCTCGACGATTTACCGCCATACAACGAACTGCTCGACGCCTGTTGA
- a CDS encoding dihydrofolate reductase encodes MPDIVLIAAVAEENRVIGKDKDLPWHLPEDLKRFKRLTTGHPLLMGRHTFESVVHQFGGPLPNRRMMVLTTQGLPDYPDIETYSSIDAAMAAVADADVVYIGGGGDIYKQFLPRADRMELTLVEGAHAGDTYFPPFKHLVGDVFTVAREEPHDGFRFVTYVRADGTA; translated from the coding sequence ATGCCCGACATTGTACTGATTGCAGCGGTTGCTGAGGAGAACCGCGTCATTGGAAAGGACAAAGATCTGCCGTGGCACCTGCCGGAAGATTTGAAGCGCTTCAAGCGCCTCACCACGGGCCACCCGCTGCTGATGGGCCGCCATACCTTCGAATCGGTGGTGCACCAGTTCGGCGGCCCGCTCCCCAACCGGCGGATGATGGTGCTCACCACGCAGGGCCTGCCCGACTATCCGGACATTGAGACCTATTCGTCCATCGATGCGGCGATGGCGGCCGTGGCCGATGCCGACGTGGTGTACATTGGCGGCGGCGGCGACATCTACAAGCAGTTTCTGCCGCGCGCCGACCGCATGGAGCTGACGCTCGTGGAGGGGGCCCACGCGGGCGATACCTACTTTCCGCCGTTCAAGCATCTGGTGGGCGACGTCTTCACCGTCGCCCGCGAGGAGCCGCACGATGGCTTTCGGTTCGTCACCTATGTGCGCGCCGATGGAACCGCTTAA
- a CDS encoding copper chaperone PCu(A)C, with the protein MPIRSVVLLCIGLFLSGCGAESTAPAEPPLPANRLTIEQAWARMAPATGTSALYFQVANGTQAEDTLRAVRTPAGAASLHETYTAGDSLMGMRAIDHVAVPPRTRIAFAPGGRHVMLKALAQPLQPGDTLVATFVFAQSDTQRVQVPVRQSAPPAP; encoded by the coding sequence ATGCCCATTCGATCTGTTGTTCTCCTGTGCATCGGTCTATTCCTGAGCGGCTGCGGAGCAGAGTCTACCGCCCCGGCCGAGCCACCCCTTCCGGCCAATCGATTAACCATTGAGCAAGCCTGGGCCCGAATGGCGCCGGCTACGGGCACGAGCGCGCTCTACTTTCAGGTCGCAAATGGCACGCAGGCGGAAGATACGTTGCGCGCCGTGCGCACGCCTGCCGGTGCGGCATCATTGCATGAGACGTATACGGCCGGTGATTCGCTGATGGGCATGCGCGCCATTGACCACGTGGCCGTGCCGCCGCGCACGCGCATCGCCTTTGCGCCGGGCGGACGGCATGTGATGCTCAAAGCCCTTGCGCAGCCGCTGCAGCCGGGCGACACGCTCGTGGCCACCTTCGTGTTTGCCCAATCCGACACGCAGCGCGTCCAGGTTCCGGTTCGTCAATCGGCCCCCCCAGCGCCATGA
- a CDS encoding nucleoside deaminase, which translates to MNDTRWIREAIDRAVENVKAGRGGPFAALVVRDDTIVGAGTNRVTTIQDPTAHAEVMAIRHACDTLDDFQLTGCTLYASCEPCPMCLGAIYWARLDRVVYASTRADAAAAGFDDAHIYNEIERAPSERSLPMQPLLRDEGQRAFAVWDDFEERVEY; encoded by the coding sequence ATGAACGATACACGCTGGATTCGTGAAGCCATTGACCGAGCGGTTGAGAATGTAAAGGCGGGACGCGGCGGGCCATTTGCCGCCCTCGTCGTCCGCGATGACACCATCGTGGGCGCCGGCACCAACCGCGTGACGACGATCCAAGACCCCACGGCACATGCGGAAGTGATGGCCATCCGGCACGCCTGCGACACGCTGGACGACTTCCAACTGACCGGCTGCACGTTGTATGCGTCGTGCGAGCCGTGCCCGATGTGCCTGGGGGCGATCTACTGGGCCCGCCTCGACCGTGTGGTGTACGCCAGCACGCGGGCCGATGCGGCCGCTGCCGGGTTCGACGATGCGCACATCTACAACGAGATTGAGCGCGCCCCGAGCGAGCGCTCGCTTCCGATGCAGCCCCTGCTGCGCGACGAGGGCCAGCGGGCGTTTGCCGTGTGGGACGATTTTGAGGAACGCGTGGAATACTGA
- a CDS encoding sulfite exporter TauE/SafE family protein encodes MMEWIAAGLAFGFVGSVHCVGMCGPLALGLPGAQHAPWRFLAERLVYNSGRVVTYTLLGALAGTVGLALSFAGLQRVVSVAVGGGMMAAAVVPWVRQQWGRVERGPAQWFGPLMKPIQRLYARGGWVALLGVGLLNGLLPCGFVYAALATAVAAGSLAGSMAFMAGFGLGTFPAMLAVSLAGRVASATWRERLTRFAPIGLFVVGVLLVLRGTAMGAHMQHAVHALQQAIEGSVGG; translated from the coding sequence ATGATGGAGTGGATCGCTGCCGGGCTGGCGTTTGGGTTTGTGGGGAGCGTGCACTGCGTGGGCATGTGCGGCCCGCTGGCGCTTGGGCTGCCGGGTGCGCAGCATGCGCCCTGGCGGTTTTTGGCCGAGCGGCTGGTGTACAACAGCGGCCGCGTGGTGACCTACACCCTGCTTGGGGCGCTGGCGGGTACGGTGGGACTGGCGTTGTCGTTTGCGGGCCTGCAGCGCGTCGTGTCGGTGGCGGTGGGCGGCGGCATGATGGCGGCGGCCGTGGTGCCGTGGGTGCGGCAGCAATGGGGGCGCGTGGAGCGCGGGCCGGCGCAGTGGTTTGGTCCGCTGATGAAGCCGATCCAGCGCCTGTATGCCCGGGGCGGGTGGGTCGCCCTGCTGGGCGTGGGGCTCCTCAACGGCCTGCTTCCCTGCGGATTCGTCTACGCGGCGCTCGCTACGGCCGTGGCGGCCGGCTCGCTTGCCGGTAGCATGGCCTTTATGGCGGGCTTTGGGCTGGGCACCTTTCCCGCGATGCTCGCGGTGAGCCTGGCGGGGCGGGTGGCCTCGGCAACATGGCGCGAGCGCCTCACACGCTTTGCACCGATCGGCCTTTTTGTGGTGGGAGTGCTGCTCGTGCTGCGCGGAACGGCCATGGGGGCACACATGCAGCACGCGGTGCACGCCCTGCAGCAGGCCATTGAAGGTAGCGTCGGCGGCTAA
- a CDS encoding ATP-binding protein, translating into MKNTPTRWWMGIGALLLIAALTTWGARSVWLSRLEARPAVHRQAQVQDALHHAQRAFAEVIHQTRTAAERWATRPALVRELWQATEQGKGAGALMRIVSTARLPARTALEVYAPTPRLLAWNGPRLPLSDAPNTASFLERPQVRIVTDGDIRTALAVWWPIQRNGAVIGVVRWVRVLRFEPPIRNRYLQAYSITETWSAETPWPVALIVQPSPAAPAAQSATAVVRTAEGHRLATLSVRAPSLDALRERAAQSFDDALSVIGLLALLWLLTGLLYGYVHAATAARRLRWLIGMLCGLIGLRVWALWAHVPARWIGREQTLYALFEPTYLASSLGMGLMRSVGDLLLSGLVAFALSALLLYHARTRWTLRATGYATWRHALTTSSDASRPFLFAGGVAVLASLMGGLCWGLSHVVERAVLDSTLNFFARSGLLPEPLLLVVLCALLLLTAAGLMTGGAAVWAAGPWLVRRCPRTWEGLGRLLAVALVTVGGAYLLNSTAMPVSPGVLLGWIALIGSGSLVLLARHTFTMGVLVMRGLLLVVLVLTAMLYPLLYEGMDQQRRSRMREAALAFDEGRDPRALFSIEQVFDTAIDVFPRRPQPPATVDSTVTQLLRQSLLASLTTYATSLALLDATGTPLAYASTVGGGMQRADQAVFRAWTSGASWAPGERRVSRWRSANDERLRPQYVGLMALPGRPRTWLLMRAEPRPLLPGTGTGVPRVLLPDGSFTDLYAELSLAAFQDGLLTRSLGRDFDWARLPQPLQQQLQTTSPMWRQATISGTDYLTYYQNAQVQPQTVVAVRIPSVRPFDHLYYMLRLSVAGMLLALLAYVVGLAVRYDAGYLPAPRIRFRDKVLNALLGVGVLSVIAVGAVGVQVVTTESARDVTYRLHDQLSRVEELLAARARPEERIYEVLARTDVDSLAAQAGLDLNVYIDARLMATSRPRLVRDRLMERRLPGPIYHRIYYDHYRFVTAPSDIGSFRYAVGYQALLDDTGTPRYIVAVPTIAQQERLQEERARTLAYFFGGLLLLVGAALATALPLANALTRPIGRLRTALEAVGEGRYVQPLPVETRDEIGTLVHTFNEMRAQLSESRRKLARQEREMAWREMARQVAHEIKNPLTPMKLSVQHLQRAFQRVEGESTPAWTRFAELFSRVTAMVVEQADTLVRIADEFSSFARMPKRVAEPLDLNAVVQEAVRVMESDAPPDTIRQTLADRPLIVSADHEELRRIFINLIKNALHALPDGEGTVHIQTQEAPTRASHARATVRDTGTGVPDDIRDKIFEPNFSTKNSGTGLGLAIAQRAVDALGGRMGFETETGVGTTFWIELPLADHAPDASD; encoded by the coding sequence ATGAAGAACACGCCGACGCGCTGGTGGATGGGCATCGGGGCGCTCCTCTTGATTGCAGCCCTAACCACCTGGGGCGCGCGCTCGGTGTGGCTGTCGCGCCTGGAGGCCCGCCCCGCGGTGCACCGGCAAGCGCAGGTTCAGGACGCGCTGCACCATGCGCAACGCGCCTTTGCGGAGGTCATCCACCAAACGCGCACGGCCGCCGAGCGGTGGGCCACGCGCCCCGCCCTTGTGCGTGAACTGTGGCAGGCCACCGAACAGGGCAAGGGCGCCGGCGCGCTGATGCGCATCGTAAGCACCGCTCGTCTGCCCGCGCGCACGGCGCTTGAGGTGTATGCCCCCACGCCGCGCCTGCTGGCCTGGAACGGCCCACGCCTTCCGCTATCGGATGCGCCCAACACGGCCTCTTTCCTGGAGCGCCCGCAAGTGCGCATCGTTACCGATGGCGACATACGCACGGCGCTTGCGGTGTGGTGGCCGATACAGCGCAACGGCGCGGTGATCGGGGTGGTGCGGTGGGTGCGCGTGCTTCGGTTTGAGCCCCCCATCCGCAACCGCTACCTGCAGGCGTACAGCATCACCGAAACCTGGAGCGCCGAGACGCCCTGGCCCGTTGCCCTCATCGTTCAGCCGTCGCCTGCCGCGCCCGCCGCGCAGTCCGCCACAGCCGTAGTGCGCACCGCGGAAGGACACCGCCTCGCCACATTGAGCGTCCGCGCACCATCGCTGGACGCGCTTCGTGAGCGCGCGGCCCAGTCCTTCGACGACGCGCTTTCGGTCATCGGACTCCTTGCCCTTCTCTGGCTGCTCACCGGCCTTTTGTACGGCTACGTGCACGCCGCCACGGCTGCACGCCGCCTCCGATGGCTTATCGGAATGCTCTGCGGGCTGATTGGATTACGCGTGTGGGCCCTGTGGGCCCACGTGCCCGCCCGGTGGATCGGCCGCGAGCAAACCCTCTACGCGCTCTTTGAGCCTACGTACCTCGCTTCTTCGCTGGGTATGGGCCTGATGCGCTCGGTGGGCGATTTGCTCCTCTCGGGCCTCGTCGCTTTTGCCCTCAGCGCCTTGCTGCTGTATCATGCCCGCACGCGATGGACCCTCCGCGCAACCGGCTACGCCACGTGGCGCCACGCCCTCACGACCTCTTCAGATGCGTCACGCCCGTTTCTCTTTGCCGGGGGCGTCGCGGTGCTCGCTTCACTCATGGGCGGGTTGTGCTGGGGCCTCTCGCACGTCGTTGAACGGGCGGTGCTGGATAGTACCCTAAACTTTTTTGCGCGTTCGGGCCTGCTGCCGGAGCCGCTGCTACTCGTGGTGCTCTGCGCACTGCTCCTGTTGACCGCCGCTGGTCTCATGACGGGGGGTGCGGCTGTGTGGGCCGCGGGCCCCTGGCTCGTGCGCCGTTGCCCGCGCACATGGGAAGGGCTAGGGCGCCTCCTGGCGGTGGCCCTCGTAACGGTGGGCGGCGCGTACCTCTTGAACAGCACCGCGATGCCCGTATCTCCTGGCGTACTGCTGGGGTGGATCGCGCTCATCGGCAGTGGGAGCTTGGTGCTCTTGGCCCGGCATACCTTTACGATGGGCGTGCTCGTGATGCGCGGGCTGCTCCTGGTCGTGCTGGTGCTTACTGCCATGCTGTATCCGCTACTGTACGAGGGCATGGACCAGCAGCGACGCAGCCGCATGCGCGAGGCTGCCCTTGCGTTTGACGAGGGCCGCGACCCGCGAGCGCTCTTTTCCATTGAGCAGGTCTTCGATACCGCCATCGACGTATTCCCGCGCCGCCCGCAACCGCCCGCAACGGTCGACTCTACCGTTACGCAGCTCTTGCGGCAATCGCTACTTGCTTCGCTTACCACCTACGCCACGTCCCTCGCCCTGCTGGATGCCACGGGCACCCCGCTCGCGTACGCGTCGACCGTGGGCGGCGGCATGCAACGCGCCGATCAGGCCGTGTTTCGCGCGTGGACGTCGGGGGCTTCGTGGGCGCCGGGCGAGCGGCGCGTATCGCGGTGGCGCTCGGCCAACGACGAACGCCTCCGCCCGCAGTACGTGGGCCTCATGGCGCTGCCCGGGCGGCCCCGCACGTGGCTCTTGATGCGCGCCGAGCCGCGGCCCCTACTGCCCGGCACCGGCACCGGCGTGCCGCGCGTGCTCCTGCCGGACGGGTCCTTCACCGATCTCTACGCCGAGTTGTCGTTGGCCGCCTTCCAAGACGGCCTCCTCACGCGCAGCCTAGGACGCGACTTCGACTGGGCCCGCCTGCCCCAACCGCTCCAGCAACAGCTTCAAACCACCTCCCCGATGTGGCGGCAGGCCACCATCAGCGGAACCGACTACCTCACCTACTACCAAAACGCTCAGGTACAGCCGCAAACCGTTGTTGCGGTCCGTATCCCGTCGGTGCGCCCCTTCGACCACCTCTACTACATGCTGCGACTTTCGGTCGCCGGTATGTTGCTCGCGCTGCTCGCGTACGTGGTGGGGTTGGCGGTACGCTACGACGCCGGTTATCTGCCCGCACCGCGCATCCGTTTTCGCGACAAAGTGCTCAATGCCCTCCTCGGCGTAGGTGTTCTGTCGGTCATTGCCGTTGGGGCTGTGGGCGTACAGGTCGTCACAACGGAAAGTGCTCGTGACGTGACCTATCGGCTGCACGATCAGCTCAGCCGTGTCGAGGAGCTTCTCGCGGCCCGCGCGCGTCCCGAAGAGCGCATTTACGAAGTCCTTGCCCGCACCGATGTGGACTCGCTGGCTGCCCAGGCCGGACTCGACCTCAACGTCTACATCGACGCCCGCCTCATGGCCACCAGCCGCCCGCGTCTCGTACGCGACCGCCTCATGGAGCGCCGCCTGCCGGGGCCCATCTATCACCGCATCTATTACGATCACTACCGCTTTGTGACCGCGCCCTCCGACATCGGCAGCTTTCGCTACGCGGTGGGTTACCAGGCCCTGCTCGACGACACCGGCACGCCGCGCTACATCGTGGCTGTCCCCACCATCGCCCAGCAAGAGCGCCTTCAGGAGGAGCGCGCCCGTACGCTGGCCTACTTCTTTGGGGGCTTGCTGCTGCTCGTCGGAGCGGCCCTGGCGACCGCGCTGCCCCTTGCAAACGCCCTCACGCGGCCCATCGGACGCCTCAGAACGGCGCTCGAAGCGGTGGGCGAGGGCCGCTACGTGCAGCCGCTTCCGGTAGAAACCCGCGACGAGATTGGTACGCTCGTGCACACCTTCAACGAAATGCGCGCGCAGCTCTCCGAAAGCCGACGGAAGCTGGCGCGCCAGGAGCGCGAGATGGCGTGGCGCGAGATGGCCCGGCAGGTGGCGCATGAAATCAAGAACCCGCTGACGCCCATGAAGCTCTCGGTGCAGCACCTGCAACGGGCCTTTCAGCGGGTGGAGGGTGAATCCACGCCCGCCTGGACCCGCTTCGCTGAGCTGTTTTCGCGCGTGACGGCCATGGTCGTCGAGCAGGCCGACACCCTCGTTCGGATCGCCGACGAGTTTTCGAGTTTCGCCCGCATGCCCAAGCGCGTCGCCGAGCCCCTCGACCTCAACGCGGTGGTGCAGGAGGCCGTGCGCGTGATGGAATCCGACGCGCCGCCCGACACCATCCGCCAAACGCTCGCCGATCGCCCGCTCATCGTATCGGCCGACCATGAGGAGCTGCGGCGCATCTTCATCAATCTCATCAAGAACGCGCTCCACGCGCTTCCAGACGGCGAAGGCACCGTTCATATCCAGACGCAGGAGGCACCCACGCGTGCATCACATGCGCGGGCCACGGTGCGAGATACCGGGACCGGCGTGCCGGACGATATCCGCGACAAGATTTTTGAGCCCAACTTTTCGACCAAAAACAGCGGCACGGGCCTTGGACTTGCCATCGCGCAGCGGGCTGTTGATGCCCTCGGGGGGCGCATGGGCTTTGAGACGGAAACCGGCGTCGGCACGACGTTTTGGATTGAGCTGCCGCTTGCCGACCACGCGCCCGACGCCTCTGATTAG